From the genome of Flavobacterium ovatum, one region includes:
- a CDS encoding tetratricopeptide repeat protein: MRKPYFIRFLILTPLFLTAQSKFVKKSYHQNGLIAHEMWFDSNKQVDSIKTYHNVGGIKEAVYLDKQTKYHGNITLTNSEGKLKTTWVFDHGTLIKQTNHFSEYTTKTKQYVKGKEARLDSINIKLAKTPNNTSLIFSRAYLNTELENFILAEYDFLKIKNAFEKFKSTRTEMPPEKNIFINKTLANAYDHLAHIYANFGMANKAIKHHLLAIETYPQELRYTNNLGTYLYRTGQYRLAIHYYNEVLKKSPKHPFSNWGLGGTLLELEEYDKVIEHINTALLKEENLYKYERGITESDPRTIRGLAYHKTGQTELGITDLNEALKINDKNSIANKYLGVIYYDLGQKEKACGYFQKSRELNYEKKYYLKNLEQLIQKTCTPTTDQHTDKTLLVSNHKIEKNTVIEIISEVEASEFTSTTNSIKNPTSAPYISPNPAIDDFEVYNFDSSDFRFKIHNIESRLVREGMAIGKTITVTGLPTGLYLLTIEKGTSKQTFKLIKQ; this comes from the coding sequence ATGAGAAAACCATACTTTATCCGCTTTTTAATTTTAACCCCGCTTTTCCTTACAGCGCAATCTAAATTTGTTAAAAAAAGCTATCATCAAAATGGACTGATTGCCCACGAAATGTGGTTTGACAGCAACAAACAAGTGGACAGTATAAAGACTTATCACAATGTAGGCGGCATCAAAGAAGCAGTCTATCTTGATAAACAAACTAAATACCATGGAAATATAACCCTGACCAACAGTGAAGGAAAACTTAAAACTACATGGGTATTTGATCATGGAACGCTCATCAAACAAACCAATCACTTCTCAGAATACACCACCAAAACGAAACAGTACGTTAAAGGAAAAGAAGCCAGACTTGATAGTATAAATATCAAGCTAGCAAAGACACCTAATAATACAAGTTTAATATTCAGCAGAGCTTATTTGAATACTGAACTAGAAAATTTCATATTAGCTGAATATGATTTTTTAAAGATTAAAAATGCTTTTGAGAAATTTAAAAGTACTAGAACAGAAATGCCACCGGAAAAAAACATATTTATAAATAAGACCTTAGCTAACGCTTATGATCATCTGGCTCACATCTACGCTAATTTTGGAATGGCAAACAAAGCCATAAAACACCACTTATTAGCCATTGAAACCTATCCACAAGAGCTTCGTTATACTAATAATTTGGGCACCTATTTATACCGAACGGGGCAATATCGATTAGCAATACATTATTATAATGAAGTTCTTAAAAAAAGTCCAAAACATCCTTTTTCTAATTGGGGCTTAGGAGGCACACTTTTGGAGTTAGAGGAATATGACAAAGTAATTGAACATATTAATACTGCCTTATTAAAAGAAGAAAACCTCTACAAGTACGAAAGAGGAATAACAGAAAGTGACCCAAGAACCATTAGAGGACTCGCCTATCATAAGACAGGACAAACAGAATTAGGAATTACTGATTTGAACGAAGCTTTAAAAATTAATGATAAAAACTCTATTGCGAATAAATACCTAGGTGTTATTTATTATGATCTAGGTCAAAAAGAGAAGGCTTGCGGTTACTTTCAAAAATCGAGAGAATTAAATTATGAAAAAAAATATTATCTCAAAAATCTAGAACAATTAATCCAAAAAACCTGTACACCTACTACAGATCAACATACTGACAAAACCCTATTAGTGTCAAACCATAAAATAGAAAAAAACACGGTAATTGAAATCATCAGCGAAGTTGAAGCTAGCGAATTTACGTCAACAACCAACAGTATAAAAAACCCAACATCTGCACCTTATATTTCCCCAAATCCAGCTATTGACGATTTTGAAGTTTACAATTTTGACTCATCAGATTTCCGTTTCAAAATACACAATATTGAATCACGTTTGGTTCGTGAAGGAATGGCAATTGGAAAAACTATTACAGTTACTGGACTTCCTACTGGATTATACCTTCTTACAATTGAAAAAGGAACGTCTAAACAAACTTTCAAATTAATCAAACAATAA
- a CDS encoding biosynthetic peptidoglycan transglycosylase, with protein sequence MKTLKQKTFIFLRIVIALTIIAIIGLFSFRNSLLQQLLSKTTAKASIKYDCNFTIKEGSFEGLSGIKLTKIVLAPKNADTLFNIQKIETTINFWHLFLGEVQLGTLKINNGYVQLTQKGKRKNFAAFIKKDSTETTITDKLNYASFGYKTISKLLNLVPTDMKIEKLVFKIDDNGKKATIDIKKLVLINKNLETAIHVQTNTFAQRWKIKGLADPRNKQADIRFFNLDSGAIKLPYFDERYNLISSFDSIRLNIQNIEKSSGEFHLDGFASIVNLKINHPKIARKDVVIKNARFDYRFLFGSDFISIDSSSTVQLNKIKLHPYLSYDTEEDTIYRLKVTIAKMKTQDFITSLPDGLFTHFEGMEATGDFDYKLNFKFNKNKPDQLAFDSNLKKENLQITKYGEANLNKINGEFTYRAIIKDVLQRPILVGTGNPNFTPLDQISPYLQKCVLTSEDPSFFNHLGFINEAFKQSIVKNIKTKKFSRGASTISMQLVKNVFLTREKTLSRKLEEILLVYLLENNRISSKERMLEVYFNIIEWGPNVYGIGEASQYYFQKKPIDLTLNECLYLARIIPSPNKFMYHFNTDGNLKDSSKKVESFLTNIMIKRGVLTIEDTIYKSQPVIISGSARSLIRIKVKDSIKVDSLFISKLAPQPIMSKIKK encoded by the coding sequence ATGAAAACGCTAAAACAAAAGACATTTATATTTTTAAGAATAGTTATCGCCTTAACTATCATTGCAATCATTGGTCTTTTTAGTTTTAGAAATTCGCTATTACAACAACTCTTATCCAAAACAACTGCAAAAGCGAGCATCAAATACGATTGTAATTTCACGATAAAAGAAGGCTCTTTTGAAGGTTTATCTGGCATAAAATTGACCAAAATTGTCCTTGCTCCAAAGAATGCAGATACCCTTTTTAACATTCAAAAGATTGAAACTACCATTAACTTTTGGCATTTATTCCTGGGTGAGGTTCAACTTGGAACATTAAAAATAAATAATGGTTACGTACAATTAACCCAAAAAGGAAAAAGGAAAAATTTTGCTGCATTTATAAAAAAAGACAGCACAGAAACTACCATCACAGACAAATTAAATTATGCTTCATTTGGCTATAAAACCATTTCTAAACTTTTAAACTTGGTCCCAACCGACATGAAGATCGAAAAACTAGTTTTCAAAATCGATGACAACGGAAAAAAGGCAACTATTGACATCAAAAAACTAGTTCTTATCAACAAAAATCTTGAAACAGCTATTCATGTTCAAACCAATACTTTTGCACAACGCTGGAAAATCAAAGGATTAGCAGATCCACGAAATAAGCAAGCAGACATCCGATTCTTCAATTTAGATTCTGGGGCTATTAAATTACCTTACTTTGACGAACGTTACAACCTTATTTCCAGCTTTGATTCCATTCGTTTAAACATTCAAAATATAGAAAAAAGTAGTGGTGAATTTCATTTAGATGGTTTTGCCTCCATCGTTAATTTAAAAATCAATCATCCTAAAATAGCTAGAAAAGATGTGGTTATAAAAAACGCTCGTTTTGACTACCGTTTCCTTTTCGGATCTGACTTTATTTCGATAGACAGCAGTTCTACTGTTCAATTAAACAAAATAAAACTGCATCCGTATTTGTCCTACGATACCGAAGAGGACACTATTTACAGACTCAAAGTGACTATTGCAAAAATGAAAACCCAAGACTTTATTACTTCACTTCCTGATGGATTATTTACTCATTTTGAAGGAATGGAAGCTACGGGTGATTTTGACTATAAATTGAATTTTAAATTCAATAAAAACAAGCCTGATCAATTGGCATTTGACAGTAATCTTAAAAAAGAAAACTTGCAAATCACCAAATATGGTGAAGCCAACTTAAACAAAATTAATGGTGAGTTTACATACCGCGCTATCATAAAGGATGTTTTACAACGTCCCATTTTGGTGGGAACTGGCAACCCAAACTTCACGCCTTTAGATCAAATTTCGCCTTATTTACAAAAATGTGTTTTGACATCTGAAGACCCATCCTTTTTCAATCATCTTGGTTTTATTAATGAAGCCTTTAAACAATCTATTGTAAAAAACATTAAGACCAAGAAATTTTCCCGTGGCGCCAGCACCATTAGTATGCAGTTAGTCAAAAACGTTTTTCTTACTCGTGAAAAAACATTGTCACGAAAATTAGAAGAAATTCTATTGGTCTATTTATTAGAAAACAATAGAATTTCGAGTAAAGAACGCATGTTGGAAGTCTATTTTAATATTATCGAATGGGGACCAAATGTGTATGGTATTGGTGAAGCGAGTCAGTATTATTTCCAAAAAAAGCCTATTGATTTAACGTTAAATGAATGTTTGTATTTGGCTAGAATTATCCCAAGTCCAAATAAGTTTATGTACCATTTTAATACCGATGGAAACTTAAAAGACTCCTCTAAAAAAGTAGAATCCTTCCTAACCAACATCATGATTAAAAGAGGCGTATTGACTATTGAGGATACCATTTACAAATCACAGCCCGTGATTATCTCAGGTTCTGCGAGATCTTTAATCAGGATAAAAGTCAAGGATTCAATTAAAGTCGATTCATTGTTTATTTCAAAATTAGCACCACAACCAATTATGTCTAAAATCAAAAAATAA
- the radA gene encoding DNA repair protein RadA, which translates to MAKVKTTFFCQNCGAQYAKWQGQCNSCKEWNTIAEEIIQKQEKVAWKSESTPTNRASKPLKITEIDSTQEVRMNTTDAELNRVLGGGLVPGSLTLLGGEPGIGKSTLLLQISLKLPYKTLYVSGEESQKQIKMRAERITDSSDNCYILTETKTQNIFKQIEAIKPEIVIIDSIQTLHTDYIESTAGSISQIRETTAELIKFAKESNIPVILIGHITKDGNIAGPKILEHMVDTVLQFEGDRNHVYRILRSLKNRFGSTAEIGIYEMLGSGLREVSNPSEILISHKDEELSGTAIATTLEGMRPLMIEIQSLVSTAVYGTPQRSTTGYNAKRLNMILAVLEKRAGFRLGAKDVFLNVTGGISVDDPAIDLAVVAAILSSNEDIPVNKGFCFAGEVGLSGEIRPVNRVDQRIQEAEKLGFSTIFVSKYNKIASKNTGIKIELVAKIEDVASMLFG; encoded by the coding sequence ATGGCCAAAGTGAAAACTACTTTTTTTTGTCAAAATTGCGGAGCACAATATGCCAAATGGCAAGGACAATGTAATTCCTGCAAAGAATGGAATACCATAGCCGAAGAAATCATTCAAAAACAAGAAAAAGTAGCTTGGAAAAGTGAATCAACTCCAACCAATAGAGCCTCAAAACCTTTAAAGATTACCGAAATTGATTCGACTCAAGAAGTTCGAATGAACACTACCGATGCCGAATTGAATCGTGTTCTTGGCGGTGGTTTGGTTCCTGGATCCTTAACCCTTTTGGGAGGCGAACCCGGAATTGGTAAAAGTACCTTGTTGCTACAAATTTCACTAAAATTACCTTACAAAACCTTGTATGTTTCTGGTGAAGAAAGTCAAAAACAAATCAAAATGCGGGCAGAACGCATCACCGATTCCAGCGACAACTGCTACATTCTAACCGAAACGAAAACACAAAATATTTTCAAACAAATTGAAGCCATCAAACCCGAAATCGTCATCATCGATTCCATACAAACACTGCATACCGATTACATAGAATCTACCGCAGGAAGCATCTCCCAGATTCGAGAAACCACCGCCGAGTTGATTAAGTTTGCAAAAGAATCTAATATTCCCGTGATTTTGATTGGCCACATCACCAAAGACGGAAACATAGCTGGTCCCAAAATTCTTGAACACATGGTCGACACCGTGCTTCAATTTGAAGGCGACCGCAATCATGTTTATCGTATTTTACGCTCCCTAAAAAATCGTTTTGGCTCCACAGCCGAAATCGGAATTTACGAAATGCTAGGAAGCGGATTGCGTGAAGTTTCCAATCCGTCTGAAATTTTAATTTCACACAAAGACGAAGAATTATCAGGAACCGCCATAGCCACCACACTTGAAGGAATGCGACCATTGATGATCGAAATTCAATCTTTAGTCAGCACAGCTGTTTATGGAACACCGCAACGCAGCACTACAGGCTATAACGCCAAAAGATTAAATATGATTCTAGCCGTTCTCGAAAAAAGAGCGGGCTTCAGATTAGGTGCCAAAGATGTTTTCTTAAACGTAACCGGAGGGATTTCTGTTGACGATCCTGCTATTGATTTAGCTGTTGTTGCGGCCATTTTATCTTCTAACGAAGACATTCCGGTTAACAAAGGCTTTTGCTTTGCTGGCGAAGTGGGCTTATCGGGCGAAATCCGACCTGTAAACCGAGTAGATCAGCGCATTCAAGAGGCCGAAAAATTAGGCTTTTCGACTATTTTTGTATCCAAATACAATAAAATAGCCTCGAAAAACACAGGAATTAAAATTGAATTGGTTGCCAAAATCGAAGATGTGGCAAGTATGTTGTTTGGATAA
- the panD gene encoding aspartate 1-decarboxylase, protein MQIQVLKSKIHRVKVTGADLNYIGSITIDETLLEASNIIEGEKVAIVNINNGERFDTYAIKGERNSGEITLNGPAARKVQKDDIIIIISYATLDFEEAKTFNPWIIFPNEKDNSLT, encoded by the coding sequence ATGCAAATTCAAGTACTAAAATCAAAAATTCATCGCGTAAAAGTAACTGGTGCCGATTTAAATTACATTGGCAGTATTACAATTGATGAAACACTACTAGAAGCTTCAAACATCATTGAAGGAGAAAAAGTAGCCATCGTGAACATTAATAACGGAGAACGTTTTGACACTTACGCCATCAAAGGTGAAAGAAATTCAGGTGAAATCACCTTGAATGGACCAGCAGCTCGTAAAGTTCAAAAAGACGATATCATCATCATCATATCCTATGCTACTTTGGACTTTGAAGAGGCGAAAACCTTCAACCCTTGGATTATTTTCCCAAATGAAAAAGACAATTCGCTAACATAA
- the panC gene encoding pantoate--beta-alanine ligase — protein MFAVNFNKTAMPIFYGKAALMTYLKSFKNKNTTIGFVPTMGALHQGHLSLMQQSLNENQHTVVSIFVNPTQFNNPEDLSKYPRTLEQDTEKINGLNPEIIVYAPSVEDIYEGNTNSETFDFDGLENQMEGKFRPGHFDGVGTIVKRLFEIIEPTNAYFGEKDFQQLQIVKKMTQKSMLPVTIVGCPIHRETNGLAMSSRNERLTSQQRDEANMIYQTIIQAKEIFQNQSAYEVNQWVQSAFNNNATFELEYFEIAEEETLLPCIDKLEDKNYRAFIAVFVNNIRLIDTISLK, from the coding sequence ATGTTTGCAGTTAATTTTAATAAAACAGCCATGCCAATTTTCTACGGAAAAGCAGCTTTGATGACTTATTTGAAGTCTTTCAAAAACAAAAACACAACTATTGGCTTTGTTCCTACCATGGGAGCATTACATCAAGGACACCTTTCTTTGATGCAACAATCATTGAATGAAAATCAACATACGGTTGTAAGCATTTTTGTAAATCCAACACAATTCAACAACCCTGAAGATCTTTCTAAATACCCTAGAACGTTAGAACAAGATACTGAAAAAATCAACGGATTAAATCCCGAAATTATCGTCTACGCTCCTTCCGTTGAAGACATATACGAAGGCAATACCAACTCAGAAACTTTTGATTTTGACGGATTAGAAAACCAAATGGAGGGCAAGTTCAGACCAGGACACTTTGACGGAGTGGGCACAATTGTAAAACGCTTGTTCGAAATTATTGAACCGACTAATGCTTATTTTGGCGAAAAAGATTTTCAACAATTGCAAATAGTCAAGAAAATGACTCAAAAAAGCATGCTCCCAGTCACAATTGTAGGATGCCCTATTCATAGAGAAACCAATGGACTTGCAATGAGTTCAAGAAACGAACGCCTTACATCGCAACAAAGAGATGAAGCAAATATGATTTATCAAACTATAATTCAAGCTAAAGAAATATTTCAAAACCAAAGTGCTTATGAAGTAAATCAGTGGGTTCAATCAGCCTTTAACAACAACGCAACATTTGAGTTAGAATATTTTGAAATTGCTGAAGAAGAAACGCTTTTGCCATGTATTGACAAATTAGAAGATAAAAATTATCGCGCATTTATAGCTGTTTTTGTTAATAATATACGTTTGATTGATACAATTTCACTAAAATAA
- a CDS encoding glycogen/starch synthase, producing MKDKRILYVSSEVVPYLAENEVSLMSYDVPKMVNDQGGQIRIFMPRYGNINERRHQLHEVIRLSGMNLVVNDLDMPLIIKVASIPKERIQVYFIDNDEYFKRKATFADEDGVMYPDNDERAIFFAKGVVETVKKLNWVPDIIHVHGWMAAMLPVYMKHYYKNEALFSETKIITSVYGQSFEGSLDAEMINKVKLDGVPEEAISDLVTPDYEGVIKAAVKHSDGVIIASESLSASLTKFIESSGKPFLPFVPKDAFAEAYSNFYNSENL from the coding sequence ATGAAAGACAAGAGGATATTATATGTATCATCTGAAGTGGTGCCTTATCTTGCTGAAAATGAAGTTTCTTTGATGTCTTACGATGTTCCGAAGATGGTAAATGATCAAGGTGGACAAATCAGAATTTTTATGCCGAGATATGGAAATATTAATGAAAGAAGACATCAGTTACACGAAGTAATCAGACTATCTGGGATGAATTTAGTAGTGAATGACTTAGATATGCCATTGATTATCAAAGTAGCTTCTATTCCAAAAGAAAGAATTCAGGTGTATTTTATTGATAACGATGAATATTTCAAAAGAAAAGCAACTTTTGCTGATGAAGACGGTGTAATGTATCCGGATAATGACGAACGTGCTATCTTTTTTGCTAAAGGTGTGGTTGAAACTGTTAAGAAATTAAATTGGGTTCCAGACATTATACATGTTCACGGTTGGATGGCAGCGATGCTTCCGGTTTACATGAAGCATTATTACAAAAATGAGGCTTTGTTCTCTGAAACAAAAATTATAACATCAGTGTATGGACAGTCTTTTGAAGGTAGTCTTGATGCAGAGATGATTAATAAAGTAAAACTTGATGGAGTTCCTGAAGAAGCTATTTCAGATTTAGTGACTCCTGATTATGAAGGTGTTATTAAGGCTGCGGTTAAGCATTCTGACGGTGTTATAATCGCTTCAGAAAGTCTATCAGCAAGTTTAACAAAATTTATAGAATCATCGGGTAAACCTTTTTTACCTTTCGTGCCTAAAGATGCATTTGCGGAAGCATATAGCAATTTTTACAATAGCGAAAATCTATAA
- a CDS encoding DUF4270 domain-containing protein gives MYSKSFLKKVLIICSIVFLYSCDKDYNSIGGDLIGGNHFDYAKYPSEVVAYNQKLTAIQSNNQTINPLGIYEDPDFGTTTANFVTQLSLVTVSPTIGVSPIVESVVLSIPYFVDNTQTVANSNGGNDYVLDSIYGDVNAKLKLSVFRSGYFLRNLDPIGGFVDAQKYYTDQNSVFNNVKVDARLNDDVVDVGQNDAFFFDKTQHSVTTIVDGVSTVTYSVPAMSLKLNKTYFQNKIVDAVASGKLASNDVFRDYFRGLYFQVEKSGANTSNLAMLNFAGGTITINFKEGETGARVDNSIVLNLTGNSVSLLEQSDTKTKYSTTTNAANATLGDSRLYVKGGEGAMSVVTLFDRGDLATIKGNGWLVNEANLIFYVDNSSFTGVYKPQRLYLYDYTNHRPLVDYYYDVTSGTTSKNGKTTYGGMLTKDASGNSIYKFRITNHVRNLIQKDSTNIKLGLVVTENINNITSAKLKTTNSTQAPQASVMNPLGIVLFGNNIPMGDPNYDKRVKLEIYYTKPN, from the coding sequence ATGTACAGTAAATCTTTTTTGAAAAAAGTCCTTATAATATGTAGTATTGTTTTTTTGTATTCTTGTGATAAAGATTATAATTCAATTGGCGGTGACTTAATTGGTGGTAATCACTTTGATTATGCAAAGTACCCTTCTGAAGTAGTGGCGTACAATCAAAAATTAACGGCGATACAATCTAATAATCAAACTATAAATCCATTAGGGATCTATGAAGATCCTGATTTTGGAACGACTACTGCAAATTTTGTTACGCAATTATCTTTAGTAACTGTTAGTCCAACTATTGGTGTTAGTCCTATAGTAGAAAGTGTAGTGTTATCCATCCCTTATTTTGTAGATAATACTCAAACGGTTGCTAATAGTAATGGTGGTAATGATTACGTGTTGGATTCTATTTATGGAGATGTGAATGCGAAATTGAAGTTAAGCGTTTTTCGTTCAGGTTATTTTTTAAGAAATTTAGATCCAATAGGAGGTTTTGTAGATGCGCAGAAATATTATACAGATCAAAATTCGGTTTTCAATAATGTGAAAGTAGATGCTAGATTAAATGATGATGTTGTAGATGTAGGTCAAAATGATGCCTTTTTCTTTGATAAAACACAGCATTCTGTAACGACTATCGTTGATGGTGTAAGTACAGTTACTTATTCTGTTCCAGCTATGTCGTTGAAGCTTAATAAAACGTATTTTCAAAATAAAATTGTTGATGCTGTGGCTTCTGGGAAGTTAGCTTCGAACGATGTTTTTAGAGATTATTTTAGAGGTTTGTATTTTCAAGTTGAAAAATCAGGTGCTAATACATCCAATTTGGCGATGTTGAATTTTGCTGGTGGTACCATCACCATTAATTTCAAAGAAGGAGAGACAGGTGCCAGAGTTGATAATTCTATAGTACTTAACTTAACAGGTAATAGTGTAAGTTTATTGGAGCAATCAGATACTAAAACAAAATACTCAACAACCACTAATGCAGCAAATGCTACTTTAGGAGATAGTAGATTGTATGTGAAAGGTGGTGAAGGTGCAATGTCCGTTGTTACTCTTTTTGATAGAGGTGATTTGGCTACAATCAAAGGTAATGGATGGTTAGTTAACGAGGCTAATTTAATTTTTTATGTTGATAATTCTTCTTTTACGGGAGTTTATAAACCGCAACGTTTGTATTTGTATGATTATACTAATCACAGGCCACTTGTTGACTATTACTATGATGTAACTTCAGGAACAACTTCTAAAAATGGTAAAACTACTTATGGAGGAATGTTAACAAAAGACGCTTCGGGTAATAGTATTTATAAGTTTAGAATAACTAATCATGTTAGGAATTTGATACAAAAAGATTCAACAAATATAAAATTAGGTTTGGTAGTAACAGAGAATATTAATAATATTACTTCAGCGAAACTAAAAACAACAAATAGTACTCAGGCTCCTCAGGCTTCAGTGATGAATCCTTTAGGGATTGTTTTATTCGGGAATAACATTCCTATGGGAGATCCGAATTATGATAAGCGTGTGAAATTAGAAATTTATTATACAAAACCAAATTAA
- the glmS gene encoding glutamine--fructose-6-phosphate transaminase (isomerizing) → MCGIVGYIGHREAYPIIIKGLKRLEYRGYDSAGVMTYDGNDITICKTKGKVADLEAKADKECNNGSIGIGHTRWATHGVPNDINSHPHLSNSGELVIIHNGIIENYAPLKEELIKRGYSFKSDTDTEVLVNLIEEIQKNEKLKLGKAVQLALNQVVGAYAIAVFDKKKPDEIVAARLGSPLAIGVGEGEYFIASDASPFIEYTSNAVYLEDGEIAIIKKDQPLKVRKISSDAPVDAYIQELQMNLEQIEKGGYEHFMLKEIYEQPNVIKDTYRGRLLADKGIVQMAGVEDNIEKFLNANRIIIIACGTSWHAGLVAEYIFEEFARISVEVEYASEFRYRNPIINSNDVVIAISQSGETADTMAAIKLAKEAGAFVFGVCNVVGSSISRETHAGAYTHAGPEIGVASTKAFTTQITVLTMIALRLAKAKGTLSQSDFHRYLLELELIPEKVKEALETNKITEEIAATFKDVANCLYLGRGYNFPVALEGALKLKEISYIHAEGYPAAEMKHGPIALIDEHMPVIVVAPIQGHYDKIVSNIQEIKSRSGRIIAIVTKGDTEVRKLADYVIEIPETSDALSPLITTIPLQLLSYHIAVLRGCNVDQPRNLAKSVTVE, encoded by the coding sequence ATGTGTGGAATTGTTGGATATATAGGTCATAGAGAAGCATACCCTATTATTATAAAAGGGTTAAAGCGTTTAGAGTATAGGGGTTATGACAGTGCAGGTGTCATGACTTATGATGGTAATGATATAACGATTTGTAAGACTAAAGGTAAAGTTGCTGATCTTGAAGCTAAAGCTGATAAAGAATGTAACAATGGTTCTATTGGAATTGGCCATACTCGATGGGCTACTCATGGTGTTCCAAATGATATCAATTCACATCCGCATCTTTCTAATTCGGGTGAATTAGTTATTATTCACAATGGAATTATTGAGAATTATGCACCATTAAAAGAAGAATTAATAAAAAGAGGATATTCGTTCAAATCTGATACTGATACTGAGGTTTTAGTGAATTTAATTGAAGAAATTCAAAAGAACGAAAAATTAAAATTAGGAAAGGCAGTTCAGTTAGCTTTAAATCAAGTGGTGGGTGCTTATGCAATTGCTGTTTTTGATAAAAAAAAGCCTGACGAAATTGTTGCTGCTCGATTAGGAAGTCCGCTTGCGATAGGTGTTGGTGAAGGAGAATATTTTATTGCTTCAGATGCTTCTCCTTTTATCGAATATACCTCTAACGCGGTTTATTTAGAAGATGGCGAGATTGCTATAATTAAGAAAGATCAGCCTTTAAAAGTTCGTAAAATATCTAGTGATGCTCCTGTGGACGCTTATATTCAAGAGTTGCAAATGAATTTGGAACAAATTGAAAAAGGCGGTTACGAGCATTTTATGTTAAAAGAGATTTATGAACAGCCTAATGTAATCAAAGATACTTATAGAGGAAGATTGCTTGCGGATAAAGGTATTGTCCAGATGGCTGGTGTTGAGGATAATATTGAAAAATTTTTAAACGCTAACCGTATTATTATTATTGCTTGTGGAACGTCATGGCATGCGGGGTTGGTTGCAGAATATATTTTTGAGGAATTTGCACGTATTTCTGTAGAAGTAGAATACGCTTCTGAATTTAGATATCGTAATCCAATTATTAATAGCAATGATGTGGTGATTGCCATTTCTCAATCTGGTGAAACCGCTGATACTATGGCGGCTATTAAATTGGCAAAAGAAGCAGGTGCTTTTGTTTTTGGTGTATGTAATGTAGTCGGTTCTTCTATTTCAAGAGAGACTCATGCGGGTGCTTATACCCATGCAGGTCCTGAAATTGGTGTTGCTTCTACAAAAGCATTTACAACGCAGATTACAGTGTTGACAATGATTGCCCTTCGTTTAGCTAAAGCTAAAGGGACTTTGTCACAATCAGATTTTCACCGTTATTTATTGGAGTTAGAGTTGATTCCTGAAAAAGTAAAAGAAGCTTTAGAAACAAATAAAATTACTGAAGAAATTGCTGCAACATTTAAAGATGTAGCTAATTGTCTATATTTAGGTAGAGGGTATAATTTTCCAGTAGCATTAGAAGGGGCGTTGAAATTAAAAGAGATATCATATATTCATGCCGAAGGTTACCCGGCAGCTGAAATGAAACACGGACCCATTGCTTTAATTGATGAACATATGCCAGTAATTGTTGTGGCTCCTATTCAAGGTCACTACGATAAAATTGTAAGTAATATTCAAGAAATAAAATCTAGAAGCGGAAGGATTATTGCAATTGTTACTAAAGGCGATACGGAAGTTAGAAAATTAGCAGATTATGTCATTGAAATTCCCGAAACGTCAGATGCATTATCACCATTAATAACTACTATTCCTTTGCAATTATTATCTTATCACATTGCTGTTTTAAGAGGTTGTAATGTAGATCAACCGCGTAACTTGGCTAAGTCTGTCACGGTGGAGTAG